The Streptomyces collinus DNA segment CGCGTGAACGCGACGCGGTCGACTACGCGTTCACCCTGGCCAACAAGGGACTCGCGCACAGTCGTCTGGCCGCGTCCGACGAGTCGCACATGTCCCAGGCCGAACAGGCCTACGGCCAAGCCCTGGACGCCCTCCCGCCCGACGCCCATCCGGCCCTGCTCGGGCGTATCCACTACAACCTCACCGGCGCGCTGCTCGAAGCCGCCGACCGCCGCCCGGAGGCGCGGGACGAGTACCTGGAGCGGGCCGAAGCATCCGCGCGGGGGCCACGGCTCCCTGGTCGCGCTCCCGGTCACCGGCGGTGCATGGTTTCCAGAGCGGCGGCCAGTACGTGGGCATCGTGGTGGCCCTTGTAGACCGCGGGCGGTTTTCTGTCGAGGCCGAGGAGCTGGGCCACGGCTGTCCAGGCGGTGCGTACGGAGTACTCGACGGTGAAGACCACGTCGTCGGGCACCTCGGCGAACTGGCCGATGAAGGCGAGGTTGACCGAGCCCTCGGGTACGGCCATAGGACGGTCGTCGCGGCGGCGGGCCAGGAACTGGCTGGTGATGTACGGCATCAGGCACGGCACGACGGTGGAGTTCTCCAGCACACGTGCCGCCACCCCATCGTCGAAGGGCAGGTGGTGCAGGACCTCTTCGAGGATCTCCCGGCCGGAGCACATGGTCATCGGCTTGGGCGTGTGGTTGCCGGCGCGGCCGGGGCGCAGGCCGTAGCCCCACCAGACGGAGACGTCCTCGGGCTGGTCGCGGTACACGGGCTGGAGGCCCGCGGCGATGGTGAGTAGCCAGTTGGAGTCGGTGAACGTCATCAGCCCGCCCCGGCCGGTCTCCCGGCCGCTGAACTCCGCGAGCGCGTCCAGGAAGGCGGGGTCCTTGGTGGTGACGGTGAACGACTCCCAGCGGGACTCCTTGACGTGCTTGTCGAAGGCGTCGGGATTGCCGAAGTCGTCGCGGCCCCTGGCCAGCCGGTGCCAGAGCAGCCAGGCGTCCGAGCTCCGGGGAGGGGGCGGCGGAGCGGCGAAGTGGGAGCCGAGGCTGGTCGAGTCGGTCATGGAGCCGTTGGTCACCAGGACCAGGTCCCCGGGCGCCACGTCGATCTGTTCGTCACGGCCGTCCCGGGTCAAGTAGATGCGCTTGACTGTCGTCGACCGGTGCCCCGGCGCGAAGCCGAGGTCGGTGACGTGGCAGTGGGGGTGGACGGTGACGCCTCGTTCGTGGAGCCAGGTGGTCAGGGGGCGCACGATGGAGTCGTACTGGTTGTAGCGGGTGTGGTGGATGCCGGACAGGGTGGAGAACTCGGAGGCGAGGTGGATGAACCGCCTGAGGTAGCGGCGGAACTCGATGGCGCTGTGCCAGGGCTGGAAGGCGAACGTGGTGCACCACAGGAACCAGAAGTTCGTGGTGAAGAAGTGCTCGGTGAAGCAGTCGGTGATCCGCTTGCCGTCCAGGTGTCCCTCGGGTGTCACCAGGCAGCGGACCAGGTCCAGGCGGTCGCGCTCGGAGAAACCCATCGAGCTTACGTCGACGATCTTTCCGTCGCCGTCCACGAGCCGTGCGACGTCGTCCCAGGCGAAGTCCTCGTGCCCGGCGAGGATCTCCTGCGTCACGGATACCGAGGGGTCGTCGAGCGAGGGGATGCCGGACAACAGGTCGTACGTGCAGCGGTACTCGGCCTCGAACATCCGCCCGCCGCGCATGGTGTAGCCGGCGTCGGCCGTGCCGCCCGCGTTCAGGCTGCCGCCGATGTTCCGCTGCTCCTCGAAGAGGTGGATGTCCGCTCCGTCGAATCCGCCGTCGCGGATCAGGAACGTGGCCGCGGCGAGTGCCGCCATGCCGCTGCCCACCAGGTATGCCTTCGCCATCACACAACTCCTCGTTCTGGCCCGTTGTTCGGGAACCGCACGGTGTCAGCGTTTCCCGTGCCTGCGTGCGCCGTCGGTGGGCTGTTGGTCACTCGCCTGGTCCGGACGGCCCCATCAGTCGTTCAGGCCGCCGGGCCGGGCAGCCACAGGTCGGGGCCGAAGACCTCGTAGCGGATGCTGCGCGCCGGGACGCCCGCGGCCAGCAACTGGCCGCGCACCTCCCGCATGAAAGGCAGCGGCCCGCACAGGAACACCGTGCCGCCGTCGGGCAGTTCGATGCCGTCGAGGTTCATCAGCCCCTCGCGCGTGTCCGGTTCCTCCGGGCCGGGCTGTTCGTACCAGAAGACCGCGCAGGCACCCGGAAGTTGCCCGACCAGCTCCCCCGTCTCGGTGCGCAGGGCATGGCCGGCGGGGGAGCGGTCGGCGTGCAGCACCAGCACCGGCCGGGTCGAGCCCAGGGCGGCGAGATGCGCCAGGATGCTGGTCATGGGGGTGCCGCCGATGCCCGCTGAGACCAGGACGACCGGGCTGGTGGCGTCGGCCGGGTCGTCGAGGAAGACATCCCCCAAGGGAGCCGACAGCGTCAGTTCGTCCCCCTCGCGTACCTGGTCGTGCAGCAGGTTGGAGACCTCGCCGTCCGGCGCGCCGGACGTGCCTGCGACCCGCTTGACGGTGATGCGCCGCAGGTCCCCGCCCGGGTCGGACGACAGGCTGTACTGGCGCAGTTGGTGCACCCCGTCGGCCATCAGCACCCGTACGCTCACGTACTGACCCGCCCGCGCCTGCGGTGCCGGCTGCCCGTCGGAGGGGCGGAGCAGGAAGGACACCACGTCGTCGGTTTCGCTGCGGCGCTCGACGACCGTCCACTGCCGCCAGATGTGCCCGGGCTCGACGCCCGCCTCCTGGTAGAGGCGGGCCTCCTGGGCGATCAGGGCGCCGGCCATCAGCCAGTACACCTCGTCCCACGCGGCCGCCACCTCGGGGGTGACCGCGTCGCCGAGTACCTCGGCTATCGCGCCGAACAGGTACTTGTGCACGATCGTGTACTGGTCCTCGGTGACCCCCACCGCGGCGTGCTTGTGCGCGATACGGCTCAGCAGGGCGTCGGGCCGGACGTCCGGTTGCTCCAGCAACCTGGTCGCGAAGGCGGCGATCGAACCGGCCAGGGCGCGGCGCTGGGCACCGCTTGCCTGGTTGCCACGGTTGAACATCCCGTCGAGGAGCTCCGGCCGGTCGCGGAACATGGCGCCGTAGAAGCGGGTGGTGATCTCGTCGAGGGCTCCGGCCACGGCGGGCAGGGTGGCGCGTACCACGGCGGCGGATTCTGCGGACAGCATGAAGACTCCCAGGCAAGCGGGGTGAGGTGGGATGGGCGCCGTAACGAAGGGGCGACCGTCTTCTGTGTAGCAGGCACCGGACCGCATTCGGCGGTACTGGGCGAAGAGGGGCCGAATGGCCCCATCGATTCAGGCACGGTTGCCCCACGAGTCCCGCCGGGACCGGGCCGGATGGACTGGGGACGACCTCCTGTCGGCCCTGTCCGCTGCCGAGTCGGGCGCGGTCAGCTGCGTCCTACGACGACGGCGTTCGCGGGCACTCCGCAAGCAGTGGGTGGCTGCACAAGGAACGCTGGGCGGCCTACTGGTCGCGGCGACACTCCCGGTACGCGGCTACGGCCGTCGGCAGGGTGGGGAAGATCCGCTCGGGGCCGACGGTGTCCGCGAGGCCGTACGCCGTCAGGTCGTCCAGCAGGTCCTGCTTGACGCGGGCGAGGGCGAAGACGATGCCGCGGTCGGTGAGTTCGCGGCGGAGTGCGTCGACGGCGTCCAGGGCGGTGATGTCCACCTCGACGTTGGCCTCGGTGTTGAGGACGAACCATCGGACCGGGCCGGTCTGTTCGTTGACCGCGGCCAGGGCCCGGCGGCGGAAGTCCTCCGCGTTGGCGAAGAACAGCGGGGAGTCGTAGCGGTAGACCAGCAGGCCGGGGATGCTGCGGGCCTTGGGGTAGTCGTCGATGTCGTGCATGCCGGCGACTCCGGGGACCAGTCCCAGGACGGCGTCGTGCGGCCGGGCGACCCTGGCGAGCAGCTCGGCCACGGACAGGCCTATGGCGACCAGTACCCCGTACAGGATGTCCAGGGCGAGGACCCCGGTGAGGCAGCCGAGTGCCAGCAGCAGTTCCCGACGGCGGAAGGACGCCAGTCTCCGGAAGCCCGCCAGGTCGATCATGCGGACGGCCGCGTAGACCACAAGGGCACCCAGTACGGCCTTCGGGGTGCGGGACAGCAGCGGACTGAGGAAGAGCAGTACCGCCAGGACGGCCGCGGCGGCGACGAGCGAGTACGCCTGGCTGCGGGCGCCTGCCGAGGAGGCGAGCGCGGTGCGGCTGGCGCTGCTGCTGACCGGGAAGCCGTGCACCATGCCCGCCCCGACGTTGACGGCACCCATGGCCAGGAACTCCTGGTTGGTGTCCAGCGTGTCCGTGTCCGTGTCCGTGCTCTGGTCCCGGTCGGCGAAGGCGCGCGCGGTGAGGATGAAGTCGGTGTAGCCGACGAGGAGGACGCCCAGCGCGGGCACTACCAAGTGCGGCAGCTCGGTCAGGTCCGGCACGGCGAGCCCGGGCAGTCCGGCCGGGACGTCACCGATCACCTTGATGCCGTGCCGGTCGTCGAGCCCGAGTGCTGCCACGGCCGCGGTACCCAGTACCACTACCAGCAGGGGGCCGGGGACGGCGCGGACGTACCGGGCGACGGCGAAGAGGAACGCCAGCGCGACGGAGGCGAAGACGACCGTGGCGGGATGGGCGTCCGCCAGGCTCCGGACGAAGGACCACAGCTGCGGGAAGAACGTGGAACCCGCCGTGTCGACGCCGGTCAGCTTGGGCAGTTGATCCACCATCATGATCAGCGCCACGCCGGTCAGGTACCCGATGAGCACCGGCCGGGACAGCAGATCCGCGAGGAAGCCGAGCCGCATCGCCCAGGCCAGCACGCACAGAAGTCCCACCGCGATCGCGAGCGTGGCCGCCAGCGTCGCGTACTGGGCCGGATCTCCGGCGGCGAGCGGACCGACCACCGTCGCCGTCATCAGCGCGGTCGTCGACTCCGGGCCGACCGAGAGCAGGCGGGAGGACCCGAGCAGGGCGTACAGGACAAGCGCGGGCAGGATCGCCCACAGTCCGGCGACCGGCGGCAGCCCGGCCACGCCCGCGTAGGCCATTACCTGGGGCACGAGGTACGCGGCCACCGTCACCCCGGCCACGACGTCGCCCCTCAGCCACGAGCGCCGGTAGCCGAGGAGGGTGCCGAGCCCGGGCATCGGACGGCGCCACCCCTGCCGTCGCGGAGCCCGGTCTCCCGAACTGCGGGACATGATCCTCCTTCTGACGAGTGGCCTTAAGGATCCAGTGGCCAACGGACCGCGCGAAGAGGCCTGTCGGCCCACTCCGTGCCGCCGCCCCCAGGGCCTACTGGCCCCGGCTCGGGACCTGCGGCCCCTGCACCACCTGTCCCCGCGCCACCACGCTGGAGTCGAATCCCCGACGAGGAGGCAGAACATGATCCGCAGTGTCGTCGTAGGTCTCGATGGCTCGGCTGAGAGCCGTGCCGCGGCAGAGTGGGCGGCCCGCGAGGCGAAGCGGCGCTTCCTGCCGCTCAGACTCGTCCACGTGTGGGAGCCGGTTCCCGCGCCCATCGCCCTGGCGCAGTTCCTCGGCGGCGAGACTCAGCAGCGGTGGAGCGAGCGTGTGCCGCGCGAGGTGGTCGAGGACCTCAAGGTGCGTCACTCCGGACTGGACGTGTCGCTGGAACAGGTCTCCGGCCGGCCCGCCGAGGTGCTGACTGAGGCCGCGAAGGACGCCGAGCTGCTTGTCCTCGGCTCCCGAGGGCTGAGCGGCATCGGAGGATTCCTCGTCGGCTCCGTGGGCCAGGCCGTCCTGGCGCACACCGAGCAGCCTGTGGTTCTGGTCCGTGCCGGCGAGAAGGCCACCGGCGGGCCTGTCGTCCTCGGGCTCGACACCGACCACCCCGACGACACGCTGCTCTCCTTCGCCTTCGAGGCGGCCGCCCGCCGCGTCACACCGCTGCGGGTCGTCCACGTCTGGAACCCGCCGCCGTACTTCGCCTACGGTCTGCCCGCCGACCCCGAACTCGACGCCGCGCTGGGCAAGCAGGACGCTGCCACGCTGACCGAGGTGCTGCACCACTGGAAGGAGAAGTACCCGGCCGTCGAGGTCATCGAGGAGTCCCGTCCCGGCAGTCCCGCCGTCCACCTGGTCGGCGCCTCCCGCGACGCGTCCCTGGTCGTCGTCGGCCGCCGGGCCCGCCGCAGCCCGCTCGGCGCCCACATCGGCTCCGTCACGCACGCCGTGCTGCACCACGCCACCGCGCCCGTCGCCGTCGTCGCGCACGACTGACGCACCCGAGACCCTTCAGGAGAAGCCACCATGAACGAGGTGCACCACGGCACCATGGAACTCCTTCTGGTCGTGGGCGTGGACGGATCCGAGCCGAGTCTGCGGGCCGTCGACTGGGCGGCGGACGAGGCTGCCCTGCGCGGGGTGCCGCTGCGGCTGGTGCATGCCTCGCTGTTGGAGCGGTACGAAGGTGCCGCGCCGGCCGAGGACCTCGGCGAGCCGTCCGGGCCGGTGCTCGCCGACGGCATCGTCGACGGCGCCGCCCGGCGGGCGAGCACCCGGAAACCGGATCTGAAGGTGTCCACCGAGGTACTGCCCGAGGAACCGGAGTACGCACTGGTGCGGGAGGGGGCCCACGCCTCCGCCCTCGTCCTGGGGTCCCGGGGCGCGGCGGTATCGCCGAGTTCCTGCTCGGTTCCGTCAGCCTGGCCGTGGCCGCCTGTGCCGCCTGCCCGGTGATCGTGCTGCGCGGCCGCCATGACAAGCGGGTACAGCCGGTGACGCGCGGGCGCATCCTGCTCGGCGTCGGCGAGGAGGCGCACGGTTCGGCGGCCGTGCGCTTCGCCTTCGAGGAGGCGGAACGACGTGGGGCCGTACTGGAGGCCGTACGGGCTTGGCGGTGCCCCGCGCACCAGACCGCCGACCACCCCCTCCTCGCGGGCGAGCCGGCCCGCCAGCACGAACAGGGAGCCGCCGAGACGCTGGAGGCCGCGCTGAACGAGGTGGCCGCAGAGTACCCGTCCGTGGAGGTGCACCGGCGCACCGCCGAGGGGCAGGGGCCGCCAGGCAAGGTTCTGTTGGAGGCGTCGGCCACCGCCGACCTGCTGGTCGTCGGGGCCCGGCGGCAGCAGCAGACCTTCGGACTCCAACAGAAGCCCATGACGTGCTCCACGCCCGCCCGGTTGTACCAGCTGCGGTCGAACAGCACGATCTCTCCGGCGGCGGGCAGATGCTCGGCGTACCGCTGGAAGTACCACTGGGTGCGCTCGCGCTCGGTGGGCTTCGGCAGCGCCACGATGCGGGGGACGCGGGGGTTGAGGTGCTCGGCCACCCGTTTGCTGGTGCCGCCCTTGCCGGCCGCGTCCCGTCCCTCGATGACGACGACCAGGCGGGCGCCCTCCGCGCGCACTCACTCCTGCAGCTTCACCAACTCCGTCTGCAGACGCAGCAGTTCCTTCTCGTAGGTCTTGCGCGGCAGCGTCGCAGCCTTCTCGCCGGCCATGCCGCCTCCAGCACCCGGCGATACAGGTGGACCCGGACAGCACGCTACTGCAGCGTGCCCCTGGCCGCTGCGGGCGCGTGCTCGGAGAGGTCGAACTCCACGTCCACGACCCCCTCGACGGCACGGATCAGGCGGGCAGCCACCGGGACCAGCGAGGTGTCCCGCATACGGCCGCCGAGCTTCACGACTCCCTCCCGCACCGCCACGCGTACGGCCGATGCCGGCGCGGGGAAGAGGTACGACACCACTTCCCGCCGGACCTCCTCGGCGATGTCCTCGTCGTCGCGCAGGAACACCTTCAGCAGGTCGGCGCGGCTCACGATGCCCTGCAGCATGCCCAGCTCGTCGACGACCGGCAGCCGCTTGACCCTGGCGCGCGCAAGGGTCCGCGCGGCCTGGGCAAGCGTCGTGTCGGCCTGGACGGTGAGGGCGGGAGAGGACATCAGCTCCCCGGCGGTCACCGCTCCGGCCTTCGCGAGATCGGACAGGCGCCGGAGCTGGGTGCGCCGGTCGGGGTCGCTGTCGCGGAACTCCTCCTTGGGCAGCAGGTCGGCCTCGGACACGACCCCGACGACGCGGCCTTCACCCTCCAGAACGGGCAGGGCGCTGACCTTCCAGTCGTGCATCATCCGCACGATCTCCTTGAAGGTGGCATTACGGCCGATGGCGGCGACGGTGTGGGTCATCACGTCGCTGACGATGTGCGGGCTGCCGTGCATCATCCCTCCCTGGTAGCTGTCGTGCTCCGAGTCGTGGGCGCGGTCACAGGAGGCTGCCGCTGCCGTAGGGGGCGTACAGGTCGAGCAGCCGCGTGCGGGCCGAGCGCAGGCGGTGGGCGAGGACACCGCCCACCCACTGGGCGACGCTCGCGCCGAGCGCGGGGTCGTCCTGGCACATCGAGCGGATCGTCGGGGCGTCGAACTCGTAGGCGCGTACCGGGCTGGTGGCCTCGGCGCCCAGGTGCCAGGCGTGCGGGGCGAACAGCCAGGACCAGCCGATGAGTTCGTTGGGCCGGAGGGTCTCGATGACGGCGGCGCGGCGGCCGGGGACCCGCATGTCGAGGTCGACCGAACCGGTGCGGATGATCCAGAACCGGTCGGCGCGGCCTCCTTCCTCGAAGAGGCGGGTGCCCTGGGGGAAGGACACCTCCCGGGCGAAACGCATCAGCCGCTGCCGGTGCTCGGCGGGGAGTCCCTGCAGCATGGTGGCCGTGGCGGGAGCGTTCATGGAGTGCCTCCAGTCAGGGCGTACGAGAACCTGCCATGCCCAGCGTGTCCCCGTGCCCGGTGCCGGGCCATGGGCCACCCGGCCCCATGACCGGGCCGCCCGGTACCTCGTCCGGGCCCTTCGGCACCCTGTGCCCGGACGGGCCCGGAGGTTTCATGGATCCGAGAGCCAACCCGACGGAAACGGAAGGGGATGGGCATGGTGGATACGTCACTGCCCCCGGAGTTCTGGAGGCGGTTCGCCGTCCTCCTGGCGATGTCCACCGCGGTCGGCTTCGTGCTCAGCGCCGCGCGCGACGCGCTCGTCCTGCGGGCACAGCGCCGCCGGCCCGCACTGCCCGCCACGAACCCGAAGCACCAGCCTCCTTCACCTTCTCGTGGCTCCTCTGGAGGACTCAAGCCATGCGCATCGTCATCGCCCTCGGCGGCAACGCCCTGCTGCGCCGGGGTGACCGCCCCGACGCCGCGGTACAGCAGTCGAACATCGACCGGGTGACCACCGCCGTCGCCGCTCTCGCTCTCGAACACGAGATCGTGATCACCCATGGCAACGAGCCGCAGATCGGCCTGCTCGCCATGGAGAGCGCGGCCGACCCGGTCCTGACCACCCCCTATCCGCTGGACCTGCTGGGTGCCCAGACCCAGGGGCTGATCGGCTCACTGCTGGTCCGGGCCCTGCGCGACACGCTGGCCGGCCACAAGGTCGCCGCACTCGTCACCCACACGTTGGTACGGGCCGACGACCCGGCCTTCGCACGACCCGCACAGCGCGTCGGCCCGGTGTACCCCCGGGACGTCGCCCGCACCCTCGCGCGAAGGCACGGATGGCACATCGCCAAGGACGCCACCGGGTGGCGCCAGGTCGTCGCCTCACCCATGCCCGAGGGCATCGTCGAGACGGAGACCATCCACGACCTGCTCACCTGCGGAGCGCTCGTCATCTGCGCCGGCGGCGGAGGCGTACCCGTCACCGCCGACAGCGACACCGGCGCACTGCACGGAGTGGACGCGGTCGTCGACAAGGACCTCACCGCCGCGCTGCTCGCCGAGGAACTCAAGGCCGACTTCCTGCTCATCCTCACCGACGTCCCGTGCGTCTACACCGGCTACGGCACCCGTGACCCGCAGCCCGTCCTCGACGCCACGCCCGACGACCTGCGCCGCGCAGGTTTCCCCGCCGACTCCATGGGCCCCAAGACGGAGGCCGCCGCCCGGTTCGTCGAACGCACCGGGGGACTGGCCGCGATCGGTGCCCTGGACGCGGCGTACGAGATCCTCTACGGGAGATCGGGAACGCTGGTGCGCCCCGATCTGGTCGTGGGCTGAGATGCAGCCGAAAGGCGTCGGGCCGATGGTGGGGGAGGGCACCGTGCCATGGCCCTGCCCGGCCCTGCCCATGGGGCGAGGAGGCGAGCCGTCATGCCCAGCAGCGTGCTGGTCGCCCATGGAACAACGAACGGATCGACGGCGCGGATCGCCGAGCCGTCGCCGAGGTCCTGCGCAGGGGCGGGCTGCCGCCGGCCCTTTTGGCTCAAGCCGTGATCACTTGCTCACAGGCCCGGCGGGCGAAGCTCCCGGCCGGTGACCATCTGGGATTCGATCCGCACGAACGCGGCCCCTGCCAGGGGCATCCAGGACGCGGGGCCGTCCCGGGACAGCCGCTCGTGCTCCGCGGGGTCGGTCACCACGGTGGCCCGTCCGGTGACGACCACGCTCCAGCCGGACCGGGTTGCCGCGTCGAACTCGTCCGCCTCGAAGGCGACGACGACGCCGTCGATGGCGCCTACGAGGTCCGAGTCCGGCGAGGTGCACAGCAGGACAGAGCTGTCCGTGTCCAGGGAGAAGTTGACGGGGAGGACCGCGGGCAATGCCTGCCTGGTATAGACCACGCGGCCGACCGGCACCTTGGCGAGCAGGCGCAGGCTTTCCTGCCGGTCGAGTGCGCGAAAGGCGTCGTTCTGGTACATCAGTCCATCGTCCCCGCGGCCGTCGTGTGGGGGTAGGGCCGACCGGCCCTACCCCCACACGACGCGAGGAAGGCCGATCGCAGCCGTCGTTCCGCGGGTGCGCATGCAGACAAGGCGGTACGCGGAGGAGTGTGGTGCCGCTCCATCTTCTACCTTCAGCCCGGTCCGGCCCTGTGATGACCAAAGCCCCGGTGCTCTTCCAACTCCACGCGATCAGCGCCCTCCTGCTGTTCGCGGCCCGGCCGTTCACCCGGCTCGTGCGCATGCTCACCGCACCGCTCGGCTGCCTCACCCGCCCCTACATCGTCTACCGCAGTCGCGACGCCCGACTCGGCGCCCGTTCCCCGCGCCGTGGTGGGGACCGCGTGGGGTCATGAACAGCCGGGCTCAGAATCCGGTCCGTGGTAGGGGGGCGGATCTGTCGGTTCCTGTCCGGCGGCGTGAAGCCCCCGACGGGACGCGCACCCGCTCCCGGACGTGCGGGCCCGTCGATCGCGGTGTGACACGGGTCGTTCTCCGGTACGGCCGGGACCGATGGCCCCTCATTCCCGGTCCGCATCCGGCTCAGGATGGGCTGACGCAGAACCGTGTACCAAGCGAGAGACGGGGCCGGCTGATGTACACCAACGACGGTTTCCACGAACTCGGACGGCAGGAGTGCCTTCGGCGGCTGGCCAAGGTGCCCGTCGGCCGCATCGTCTACACGCGCCAGGCCCTGCCCGCCGTCTTGCCGGTGAACTTCGGTCTGGACGGCGAAGGCGCGGTGGTGCTGCGCGCTTCCGCGGCCTCGGAACTCGTCCGCGCGATCGACGGCGCGGTCGTCGCCTTCGAGGTCGACGACGTCGACGCGGTCCGGCACTCCGGCTGGAGCGTCATCGTCACCGGCACCGCCGTCGTGGTGACCGACCCCGCCGAGCACGAACGCCTGGCCCGCACCGTTTCGGCCTCCTGGGCACCCTCACCGCAGGGAGTCTTCGTCCGTATCGAGCCCGAACTGGTCACCGGGCGCGAGCTCGTCGGCGGACGCACCCTGTACGGGGTGGACCTCAATGCCTGAGCCACTCTCTCCGGATTGCATCGCCGCGATCCAGCGCGCCGCACAACCTGCACGACGCCGCCGGCGGTGGTAGCAAATCCACCAGGTGGGGAATCCGGAGAGCGGAATCCGGTAATCAGGGACCACTGGCCCTGGCCTCCAGTCCCTCGGACGGGGAAGGATTCCCGTGGAAACAGAAGAGGACATCACAAG contains these protein-coding regions:
- a CDS encoding globin domain-containing protein — protein: MLSAESAAVVRATLPAVAGALDEITTRFYGAMFRDRPELLDGMFNRGNQASGAQRRALAGSIAAFATRLLEQPDVRPDALLSRIAHKHAAVGVTEDQYTIVHKYLFGAIAEVLGDAVTPEVAAAWDEVYWLMAGALIAQEARLYQEAGVEPGHIWRQWTVVERRSETDDVVSFLLRPSDGQPAPQARAGQYVSVRVLMADGVHQLRQYSLSSDPGGDLRRITVKRVAGTSGAPDGEVSNLLHDQVREGDELTLSAPLGDVFLDDPADATSPVVLVSAGIGGTPMTSILAHLAALGSTRPVLVLHADRSPAGHALRTETGELVGQLPGACAVFWYEQPGPEEPDTREGLMNLDGIELPDGGTVFLCGPLPFMREVRGQLLAAGVPARSIRYEVFGPDLWLPGPAA
- a CDS encoding CBS domain-containing protein, with amino-acid sequence MHGSPHIVSDVMTHTVAAIGRNATFKEIVRMMHDWKVSALPVLEGEGRVVGVVSEADLLPKEEFRDSDPDRRTQLRRLSDLAKAGAVTAGELMSSPALTVQADTTLAQAARTLARARVKRLPVVDELGMLQGIVSRADLLKVFLRDDEDIAEEVRREVVSYLFPAPASAVRVAVREGVVKLGGRMRDTSLVPVAARLIRAVEGVVDVEFDLSEHAPAAARGTLQ
- a CDS encoding pyridoxamine 5'-phosphate oxidase family protein; this translates as MYQNDAFRALDRQESLRLLAKVPVGRVVYTRQALPAVLPVNFSLDTDSSVLLCTSPDSDLVGAIDGVVVAFEADEFDAATRSGWSVVVTGRATVVTDPAEHERLSRDGPASWMPLAGAAFVRIESQMVTGRELRPPGL
- a CDS encoding pyridoxamine 5'-phosphate oxidase family protein, with protein sequence MYTNDGFHELGRQECLRRLAKVPVGRIVYTRQALPAVLPVNFGLDGEGAVVLRASAASELVRAIDGAVVAFEVDDVDAVRHSGWSVIVTGTAVVVTDPAEHERLARTVSASWAPSPQGVFVRIEPELVTGRELVGGRTLYGVDLNA
- a CDS encoding SulP family inorganic anion transporter, which gives rise to MSRSSGDRAPRRQGWRRPMPGLGTLLGYRRSWLRGDVVAGVTVAAYLVPQVMAYAGVAGLPPVAGLWAILPALVLYALLGSSRLLSVGPESTTALMTATVVGPLAAGDPAQYATLAATLAIAVGLLCVLAWAMRLGFLADLLSRPVLIGYLTGVALIMMVDQLPKLTGVDTAGSTFFPQLWSFVRSLADAHPATVVFASVALAFLFAVARYVRAVPGPLLVVVLGTAAVAALGLDDRHGIKVIGDVPAGLPGLAVPDLTELPHLVVPALGVLLVGYTDFILTARAFADRDQSTDTDTDTLDTNQEFLAMGAVNVGAGMVHGFPVSSSASRTALASSAGARSQAYSLVAAAAVLAVLLFLSPLLSRTPKAVLGALVVYAAVRMIDLAGFRRLASFRRRELLLALGCLTGVLALDILYGVLVAIGLSVAELLARVARPHDAVLGLVPGVAGMHDIDDYPKARSIPGLLVYRYDSPLFFANAEDFRRRALAAVNEQTGPVRWFVLNTEANVEVDITALDAVDALRRELTDRGIVFALARVKQDLLDDLTAYGLADTVGPERIFPTLPTAVAAYRECRRDQ
- a CDS encoding cyclic nucleotide-binding domain-containing protein; the protein is MNAPATATMLQGLPAEHRQRLMRFAREVSFPQGTRLFEEGGRADRFWIIRTGSVDLDMRVPGRRAAVIETLRPNELIGWSWLFAPHAWHLGAEATSPVRAYEFDAPTIRSMCQDDPALGASVAQWVGGVLAHRLRSARTRLLDLYAPYGSGSLL
- a CDS encoding respiratory nitrate reductase subunit gamma; the encoded protein is MTKAPVLFQLHAISALLLFAARPFTRLVRMLTAPLGCLTRPYIVYRSRDARLGARSPRRGGDRVGS
- a CDS encoding oleate hydratase, with amino-acid sequence MAKAYLVGSGMAALAAATFLIRDGGFDGADIHLFEEQRNIGGSLNAGGTADAGYTMRGGRMFEAEYRCTYDLLSGIPSLDDPSVSVTQEILAGHEDFAWDDVARLVDGDGKIVDVSSMGFSERDRLDLVRCLVTPEGHLDGKRITDCFTEHFFTTNFWFLWCTTFAFQPWHSAIEFRRYLRRFIHLASEFSTLSGIHHTRYNQYDSIVRPLTTWLHERGVTVHPHCHVTDLGFAPGHRSTTVKRIYLTRDGRDEQIDVAPGDLVLVTNGSMTDSTSLGSHFAAPPPPPRSSDAWLLWHRLARGRDDFGNPDAFDKHVKESRWESFTVTTKDPAFLDALAEFSGRETGRGGLMTFTDSNWLLTIAAGLQPVYRDQPEDVSVWWGYGLRPGRAGNHTPKPMTMCSGREILEEVLHHLPFDDGVAARVLENSTVVPCLMPYITSQFLARRRDDRPMAVPEGSVNLAFIGQFAEVPDDVVFTVEYSVRTAWTAVAQLLGLDRKPPAVYKGHHDAHVLAAALETMHRR
- a CDS encoding carbamate kinase → MRIVIALGGNALLRRGDRPDAAVQQSNIDRVTTAVAALALEHEIVITHGNEPQIGLLAMESAADPVLTTPYPLDLLGAQTQGLIGSLLVRALRDTLAGHKVAALVTHTLVRADDPAFARPAQRVGPVYPRDVARTLARRHGWHIAKDATGWRQVVASPMPEGIVETETIHDLLTCGALVICAGGGGVPVTADSDTGALHGVDAVVDKDLTAALLAEELKADFLLILTDVPCVYTGYGTRDPQPVLDATPDDLRRAGFPADSMGPKTEAAARFVERTGGLAAIGALDAAYEILYGRSGTLVRPDLVVG
- a CDS encoding universal stress protein; its protein translation is MIRSVVVGLDGSAESRAAAEWAAREAKRRFLPLRLVHVWEPVPAPIALAQFLGGETQQRWSERVPREVVEDLKVRHSGLDVSLEQVSGRPAEVLTEAAKDAELLVLGSRGLSGIGGFLVGSVGQAVLAHTEQPVVLVRAGEKATGGPVVLGLDTDHPDDTLLSFAFEAAARRVTPLRVVHVWNPPPYFAYGLPADPELDAALGKQDAATLTEVLHHWKEKYPAVEVIEESRPGSPAVHLVGASRDASLVVVGRRARRSPLGAHIGSVTHAVLHHATAPVAVVAHD